Proteins from a genomic interval of Spea bombifrons isolate aSpeBom1 chromosome 4, aSpeBom1.2.pri, whole genome shotgun sequence:
- the LOC128490923 gene encoding inositol polyphosphate-5-phosphatase A-like, whose amino-acid sequence MEDLGVLLITANIGSLSDQPGEFNQQWIQELCKTVQRHQPVFISLHLQEVGGKNYKDNMKAAQSFIRELMRSAELSAYDRTLAFIDTDFNQPHLFTALGSVYFIHKSLRRIQIYDFQEGQFLPVIGQVAWSGSLGDCPNVQKERFPQDFWSEFPWTRKGFMRTRWQIDDRTFDLVNLHLFHDASNLVSSDCSPSVYSSNRRKALEHILTRIQDSCDVPFFLFGDFNFRLDLKSLILEQGWDLKTGGESDGKTVEYEQDGEVRLIMQGKHFEHHNVKILQEDSGRSLLPYDSEPLPFLSILAELPVSFPPSYPYSEMVTRPSEFMGTRCPAWCDRVLMSHSARAFLNKGNEGQSRVKYDRIGADVCMGDHKPVYLYFEMARPSNPPVD is encoded by the exons ATGGAGGACCTGGGAGTGCTTCTTATAACGGCTAACATCGGCTCCTTATCAGACCAG CCGGGCGAATTTAATCAGCAATGGATTCAAGAACTGTGTAAG ACCGTACAGAGACACCAACCGGTCTTCATTAGCCTTCACCTACAGGAGGTTGGAGGAAAGAATTACAAAGACAACATGAAAGCTGCACAAAGCTTCATCAG GGAGTTGATGCGGAGCGCAGAGCTGTCGGCATATGACCGCACGCTAGCTTTCATTGACACCGACTTCAATCAGCCTCACCTTTTCACA GCTCTTGGATCCGTCTATTTTATACACAAATCTCTACGTAGAATTCAAATCTATGATTTCCAAG AGGGGCAGTTTTTGCCTGTCATTGGCCAAGTTGCGTGGTCAGGATCTCTTGGCGATTGCCCCAACGTGCAGAAGGAGAGATTCCCTCAGGACTTCTGGTCGGAG TTTCCATGGACACGCAAAGGATTCATGAGGACGCGCTGGCAAATAGACGACCG GACGTTTGACCTTGTGAACCTTCACCTATTCCATGATGCCTCAAATCTTGTGTCATCTGACTGTTCCCCTTCTGTGTATAGCTCCAACCGGAGGAAAGCCTTGGAACACATCCTAACCAG GATACAGGACAGTTGTGACGTaccatttttcctttttggagattttaattttcGCTTGGATTTGAAAAGCCTCATCTTG GAGCAGGGCTGGGATCTTAAGACCGGTGGGGAGTCGGATGGAAAGACTGTTGAGTATGAACAAGATGGAGAG GTGAGGCTGATAATGCAGGGGAAACACTTTGAACATCATAATGTGAAGATCCTTCAGGAAGACAGCGGGCGATCA CTGCTCCCTTATGACTCCGAACCTCTCCCCTTCCTGAGTATCCTCGCTGAGCTGCCCGTATCCTTCCCTCCCAG TTACCCATACAGTGAGATGGTAACGAGACCCTCGGAGTTCATGGGGACCCGCTGCCCTGCCTGGTGTGACCGTGTCCTCATGTCACATTCTGCCAGAGCTTTCCTGAACAAG gggaatgaagggcAGAGCCGTGTAAAATATGACCGAATTGGAGCAGACGTGTGTATGGGGGATCACAAG CCCGTGTACCTTTATTTTGAGATGGCGAGACCCTCTAACCCTCCAGTGGATTGA
- the NKX6-3 gene encoding homeobox protein Nkx-6.3 — protein METHHAGAFMLPPYSEMKTPGCQFSTHATFHKLSPSLLGCHLPSGTPHGISDILSRPLPPPHGGMLTRYPAMPAYGRASAPGSCYGDQGGIVAKSGSPYSNQSQGEWAEIGQEWRGGSRTLNNAPTGSTEMTTRKKHTRPTFTGHQIFALEKTFEQTKYLAGPERARLAFSLGMSESQVKVWFQNRRTKWRKKSSTDPSGLPSVTSRAPGELTPSENEDDEYCKPLDPDSDDEKIRLLLRKHRAAFSVLSLTPHNL, from the exons ATGGAGACTCACCACGCAGGAGCATTTATGCTGCCTCCGTACTCTGAAATGAAAACCCCTGGGTGTCAGTTCTCAACCCATGCCACCTTCCACAAGCTGAGTCCATCTCTATTGGGATGTCACCTTCCTTCAGGGACACCCCATGGTATTTCTGATATCCTCAGCAGACCCTTACCCCCTCCACATGGTGGGATGTTAACAAGATACCCGGCTATGCCAGCATATGGAAGGGCTTCAGCCCCGGGGAGCTGTTATGGAGACCAAGGTGGCATCGTGGCCAAGAGTGGAAGCCCGTACAGCAACCAGAGTCaaggagaatgggcagaaatTGGACAGGAATGGAGAGGAGGAAGTCGAACTCTGAACAACG CCCCAACGGGGAGCACAGAAATGACTACGCGTAAGAAGCACACTCGCCCCACGTTCACAGGCCATCAGATATTTGCCCTGGAGAAGACCTTTGAACAGACGAAATACCTCGCTGGTCCAGAACGGGCAAGACTAGCCTTCAGTTTGGGCATGAGCGAATCTCAAGTCAAG GTCTGGTTTCAGAACCGTCGCACAAAGTGGAGGAAGAAAAGTTCTACAGACCCCTCCGGCCTCCCGTCAGTAACCTCCAGGGCTCCCGGAGAACTAACCCCATCTGAGAACGAAGACGATGAGTACTGTAAGCCACTGGATCCGGACTCGGACGACGAAAAGATCAGGCTCTTGCTGCGAAAACACCGGGCAGCCTTCTCTGTGCTCAGCCTGACGCCCCACAACCTATGA
- the ANK1 gene encoding ankyrin-1 isoform X6 produces the protein MWGFLTELGVCIVLIGFFVVSCQNVVHIVRGAAKYVLRRLHAELDRELGEGGGEDDEETLTTKVVRRRVIVKGNEVPDIPGEQVTEEEFTDEQGNIVTKKTVRKVLRRVGPPGSTDLGDNEDLLIEGTLQEAEELESETPNYLKYAVLHRENFTSSTSY, from the exons ATGTGGGGGTTCCTTACTGAGCTAGGGGTATGCATAGTGCTGATAGGGTTTTTTGTGGTTAGTTGTCAGAACGTAGTACATATTGTCCGTGGTGCTGCGAAATATGTCCTTCGCCGGCTCCACGCCGAGCTGGACCGGGAActtggggagggagggggagaggacgaCGAAGAGACGCTGACCACCAAGGTTGTGCGGAGAAGAGTCATTGTGAAG GGTAATGAGGTCCCAGACATTCCTGGGGAGCAGGTGACGGAGGAAGAGTTCACCGACGAGCAGGGCAACATAGTGACAAAGAAG ACAGTCAGGAAGGTCCTGCGCAGAGTGGGACCCCCAGGGTCCACAGATCTAGGGGATAATGAAGATTTGCTGATTGAGGGGACCCTGCAGGAGGCAGAGGAGCTGGAGAGTGAGACCCCCAATTACCTGAAGTATGCTGTGTTACACCGAGAG AATTTCACCTCGAGTACGAGTTACTGA
- the ANK1 gene encoding ankyrin-1 isoform X5 produces MWGFLTELGVCIVLIGFFVVSCQNVVHIVRGAAKYVLRRLHAELDRELGEGGGEDDEETLTTKVVRRRVIVKGNEVPDIPGEQVTEEEFTDEQGNIVTKKTVRKVLRRVGPPGSTDLGDNEDLLIEGTLQEAEELESETPNYLKYAVLHREAEDEHDSLRSEVADGRKGAQIVKRAGTKRVHQ; encoded by the exons ATGTGGGGGTTCCTTACTGAGCTAGGGGTATGCATAGTGCTGATAGGGTTTTTTGTGGTTAGTTGTCAGAACGTAGTACATATTGTCCGTGGTGCTGCGAAATATGTCCTTCGCCGGCTCCACGCCGAGCTGGACCGGGAActtggggagggagggggagaggacgaCGAAGAGACGCTGACCACCAAGGTTGTGCGGAGAAGAGTCATTGTGAAG GGTAATGAGGTCCCAGACATTCCTGGGGAGCAGGTGACGGAGGAAGAGTTCACCGACGAGCAGGGCAACATAGTGACAAAGAAG ACAGTCAGGAAGGTCCTGCGCAGAGTGGGACCCCCAGGGTCCACAGATCTAGGGGATAATGAAGATTTGCTGATTGAGGGGACCCTGCAGGAGGCAGAGGAGCTGGAGAGTGAGACCCCCAATTACCTGAAGTATGCTGTGTTACACCGAGAG GCAGAAGACGAACATGACTCTTTGAGGTCAGAGGTCGCAGACGGGAGGAAAGGGGCACAGATTGTGAAACGAGCCGGCACAAAACGGGTGCATCAGTAG